One genomic region from Methanonatronarchaeum thermophilum encodes:
- a CDS encoding methanogenesis marker 8 protein — MEKSRHVLELLGKTRVVVENGEIIEIEEGEVDYCPLWHKMHGVEKLKEGAKWQVKRLMDEIGFCTEDREIEMDERIVTFGTSETIMTALENNELDISITVCDGAGTVLTSNPKIVQGIGGRLSGITETTPNKKIINKLEQKNAQTLDKPRIDQPAGLKKAIEQGYKKPAVTVSTVEDAVKCREISKEAVIFGVHLTGVNKKQTQKLIETCDVLSGCASKTIREIAGKKALLQAGRSIPIFALTKKGRNLTLDQAKKVQGPIYITQKNLPYLKDGNPPKPLQ, encoded by the coding sequence ATGGAAAAATCACGACACGTACTTGAACTACTTGGAAAAACACGAGTAGTAGTCGAAAACGGAGAAATAATAGAAATAGAAGAAGGAGAAGTAGACTACTGTCCATTATGGCACAAAATGCACGGCGTAGAAAAACTCAAAGAAGGAGCAAAATGGCAAGTGAAACGATTGATGGATGAAATTGGATTCTGCACCGAAGACAGAGAAATAGAAATGGACGAAAGAATAGTAACATTCGGAACCTCCGAAACAATAATGACAGCACTAGAAAACAACGAACTCGACATATCAATAACTGTATGCGACGGAGCAGGAACAGTACTAACATCAAACCCCAAAATAGTTCAAGGAATCGGAGGAAGATTAAGCGGAATAACCGAAACAACACCAAACAAAAAAATCATCAACAAACTCGAACAAAAAAACGCTCAAACCCTAGACAAACCAAGAATAGACCAACCAGCAGGGTTAAAAAAAGCAATAGAACAAGGATACAAAAAACCCGCAGTAACAGTGAGCACCGTAGAAGACGCAGTAAAATGTCGAGAAATAAGCAAAGAAGCAGTCATATTCGGAGTACACCTCACAGGCGTTAACAAAAAACAAACCCAAAAACTAATAGAAACATGCGACGTACTATCCGGATGCGCATCAAAAACAATACGAGAAATAGCCGGCAAGAAAGCACTACTCCAAGCAGGCCGATCAATACCAATATTCGCATTAACAAAAAAAGGAAGAAACCTAACACTAGATCAAGCAAAAAAAGTCCAAGGACCAATCTACATAACACAAAAAAACCTACCATACCTCAAAGACGGAAACCCACCAAAACCACTCCAATAA
- a CDS encoding tRNA (guanine(10)-N(2))-dimethyltransferase yields the protein MVQDFHVVCEGGVEFFVPSVEGDVDSSMDVFYNPVMESNRDISIAFIEAVSGVGDRYLDCHGATGVRGLRMADRVGELDVMVNDWSRDAAGLIERNRDYNSLDVEVCSVDANVLMSKRRFDIIDIDPFGSPVPFLDSAVRSLTPGGVLCMTATDTAPLSGAHKKPGIRRYSAIPLNTPYHKELGARILVGKTALISAQYDIAINSIFTYYKDHYFRSYLSTDKGAKKANKTMEKIGFLHHCFNCGSREMVLGLDSPGELSEKCSCGHPMSFCGPLYLGELMDSKVLSQVLENLNKDVYGTKKNSMKLVETCISEAGFPPTYYDIHNLCKMESIRAPKTQEVLVGLRERGFIATKTHFNLLGIKTDADVSNIKEVLNELA from the coding sequence ATGGTTCAGGATTTTCATGTTGTTTGTGAGGGTGGTGTTGAGTTTTTTGTGCCCTCGGTTGAAGGTGATGTGGATTCTAGTATGGATGTTTTTTATAATCCCGTGATGGAGTCGAATAGAGATATATCTATTGCGTTTATTGAGGCTGTTTCTGGTGTTGGTGACCGATACCTTGATTGTCATGGTGCAACCGGTGTAAGGGGGCTTAGGATGGCTGACAGGGTTGGTGAGCTTGATGTAATGGTTAATGATTGGTCACGTGATGCAGCCGGTTTGATTGAAAGGAATAGGGATTATAACTCTCTAGATGTTGAAGTATGTTCAGTTGATGCAAATGTCCTTATGTCGAAACGTAGGTTTGATATAATAGATATTGATCCATTTGGGTCTCCTGTTCCTTTTTTAGATTCAGCTGTCCGTTCCCTAACCCCTGGTGGTGTTTTGTGTATGACTGCTACAGATACTGCACCGCTTTCAGGTGCTCATAAAAAACCGGGTATACGTAGGTATAGTGCAATACCTTTAAACACACCTTATCACAAAGAACTTGGAGCACGTATTCTTGTTGGAAAAACTGCTTTAATTTCCGCTCAATACGATATTGCAATTAACTCTATTTTCACTTACTACAAAGACCATTATTTCCGTTCGTATCTATCCACTGATAAAGGTGCGAAAAAAGCTAACAAGACTATGGAAAAAATAGGTTTTTTACACCATTGTTTTAACTGTGGTAGCAGGGAGATGGTATTGGGGTTGGATAGTCCTGGAGAACTTTCTGAGAAATGTAGTTGTGGCCACCCTATGTCTTTCTGCGGCCCCCTTTATCTAGGTGAGTTGATGGATAGTAAGGTATTATCCCAGGTTCTAGAGAACTTGAATAAGGATGTTTATGGAACCAAAAAAAACTCTATGAAGCTGGTTGAGACCTGTATTTCTGAAGCAGGTTTTCCTCCCACTTATTATGATATACATAATCTATGTAAAATGGAGTCTATTCGAGCGCCTAAAACACAGGAAGTTTTGGTTGGGTTGCGTGAGAGAGGTTTTATTGCCACTAAAACACATTTCAATCTCTTAGGAATTAAAACAGATGCTGATGTAAGTAATATTAAGGAGGTTCTTAACGAACTTGCTTGA
- a CDS encoding amino acid permease, translating into MGFLSVFSISVGTMVGAGIFVLPGMAAAMAGPGSIISFILSGVLALITAFCISEMATAIPKAGGTYVFMKRSLGSAVGSSVGIATWLGLLIKGSFAFVGFGGYLAALIAVNEIFLAVIASVLFILINIVGVKSSGGIQNLMLFFLTILLFLFIFLGMGHVELSQFVWVDTGVSETLATAGFVFVSYVGIAEASAIAEEVKDPGKNLPRAIIGSILFVILLYSLIMVVVVGAYPYEQLADSTTPILDVAEDFLGSLGVTVMVLAGVFATLSTGNASLMSSARYPFAMAKDGLMPDWLTKINKKFKTPVKAIVLSGFVLTVMLLIFPVQRLAEMTSALNILVFAFVNLSLIVLREAETDWYRPEFKAPLYPYLPAIGFFGSLGMLFSMGELMPIVFAFSVIILGLVWYYLVKDNVKDESEVRGAITQRKASKALDNFDEKTKDFEDYRVLVPITDIKHVENLIKIAMEIAEDKKGRIIPAIILEIPDQTPLYAYKNKYAKKREMLEEAVLNIIEENAEYDIMEEEVIVYTHSFKKTTVDLAEKEDADLILLEWLDEFSHSELLGSSVDYILHNAESDVAVFKDRGFNPTKHNKILLPTRLSSKIGLTLDLSSAIARKGNGFIELLRIINPRASSNEIEKIKEFQKRSEKRIKEESSSRIIKSKDVTKALINESRKFDLVVMSASQESALKGFLFGTIPNEVADKTDTSVLIVQEKKSRRPKTTTKIKIKISGILRWITRKIEY; encoded by the coding sequence ATGGGTTTCCTTTCGGTTTTTTCCATTAGTGTTGGGACTATGGTTGGTGCTGGTATTTTTGTTTTGCCTGGTATGGCTGCTGCTATGGCTGGTCCTGGGTCGATTATTTCTTTTATTCTTTCTGGTGTTCTAGCTTTGATTACTGCTTTTTGTATTTCGGAGATGGCGACTGCTATTCCTAAGGCTGGTGGTACTTATGTGTTTATGAAGCGTTCTTTGGGGTCGGCTGTTGGTAGTTCTGTTGGTATCGCTACTTGGCTTGGTCTTTTGATTAAAGGTTCTTTTGCTTTTGTTGGTTTTGGTGGGTATCTTGCTGCTTTGATAGCGGTTAATGAGATTTTTTTAGCTGTTATTGCTTCTGTTTTATTTATTTTGATTAATATTGTGGGTGTTAAGAGTTCTGGTGGTATTCAGAACCTTATGTTGTTTTTTTTAACTATCCTGTTGTTTTTATTTATCTTTTTAGGTATGGGGCATGTTGAATTAAGTCAGTTTGTATGGGTTGATACTGGTGTGAGTGAGACGTTGGCTACGGCTGGTTTTGTATTTGTTTCTTATGTTGGAATTGCTGAAGCAAGTGCTATTGCTGAAGAGGTTAAGGATCCTGGTAAAAACTTACCTAGAGCTATAATTGGGTCTATTTTGTTTGTTATTTTGCTTTATTCTTTGATTATGGTTGTCGTTGTCGGTGCATATCCATATGAACAGCTTGCTGATTCGACAACACCAATTCTTGATGTCGCTGAGGATTTTTTAGGTTCTTTAGGAGTTACAGTTATGGTTTTAGCTGGAGTTTTTGCTACACTGTCCACTGGAAATGCTTCTTTGATGTCTTCTGCTAGATATCCATTTGCTATGGCTAAAGATGGTTTAATGCCTGATTGGTTAACTAAAATTAATAAAAAATTTAAAACACCAGTTAAAGCTATTGTTTTAAGTGGTTTTGTATTAACTGTAATGCTCTTGATTTTCCCTGTCCAGAGATTGGCAGAGATGACCAGTGCCCTCAATATACTTGTTTTTGCTTTTGTAAACCTGTCATTAATAGTTTTGAGAGAAGCTGAAACCGATTGGTATCGGCCAGAATTTAAAGCTCCATTATATCCATACCTTCCAGCAATCGGTTTCTTCGGATCTCTGGGTATGTTGTTCAGTATGGGAGAGTTAATGCCTATTGTTTTCGCTTTCTCAGTAATTATCTTGGGGTTGGTTTGGTATTACCTTGTAAAAGATAACGTAAAAGATGAAAGCGAAGTTAGAGGTGCTATAACTCAAAGAAAAGCCTCTAAAGCACTTGATAACTTTGATGAAAAAACTAAAGATTTTGAAGATTACCGTGTACTGGTTCCAATAACCGATATAAAACATGTTGAAAACCTTATTAAAATAGCTATGGAGATTGCAGAAGATAAAAAAGGACGTATAATACCAGCTATAATTCTTGAAATACCAGACCAAACTCCATTATATGCATATAAAAACAAATACGCTAAAAAACGTGAGATGCTTGAAGAAGCTGTACTAAACATCATTGAAGAAAACGCTGAATACGACATAATGGAGGAAGAAGTAATAGTTTACACACACAGCTTCAAAAAAACCACAGTAGATTTAGCTGAAAAAGAAGACGCAGACCTAATACTACTTGAATGGCTCGATGAATTTAGCCATAGTGAACTACTAGGAAGTTCAGTTGACTACATACTACATAATGCGGAATCTGACGTAGCTGTATTCAAAGATCGTGGTTTCAATCCAACTAAACACAACAAAATACTATTACCAACACGACTTTCCTCAAAAATAGGGTTAACGCTAGACCTATCCTCTGCTATAGCAAGAAAAGGAAACGGCTTCATTGAATTATTAAGAATTATCAACCCAAGAGCCTCTTCAAACGAAATTGAAAAAATAAAAGAGTTCCAAAAAAGGTCTGAAAAAAGAATTAAAGAGGAATCTTCTTCGAGAATAATAAAATCCAAAGATGTTACGAAAGCCTTAATCAATGAATCAAGAAAATTCGATTTAGTCGTAATGTCCGCCAGTCAAGAATCAGCATTAAAAGGATTTTTATTCGGTACGATACCAAACGAAGTAGCGGATAAAACAGATACCTCAGTACTAATCGTCCAAGAAAAGAAGTCAAGAAGGCCGAAAACAACAACGAAAATAAAAATAAAAATCTCCGGCATTTTAAGATGGATTACTAGAAAGATAGAATACTAA